A single window of Sneathiella limimaris DNA harbors:
- a CDS encoding ABC transporter permease codes for MMQLPPKSIRDYGPLFYPALMLLVFFVIPFGTMIAVSFFQRDVGGFYTPDFVLSNYERFFSLFFAKVLGFSLMLAMMVAVICVAISFPFTYLLTKTSRPTQVIWLIGILSVLSLSEVIIGFAWSSLFSRTAGLSNVLVWLGLLEKPTAYYPGFGAVLTAMVYQALPYSILVLYPSLARFDTSFLEAARTMGASPIRAFLNVLFPVQRNTLLAALIMVFVFALGSYLIPQILGRPQHWTLSVLITDQAIYQSNMPFASAMAVFLVLMSLALVGLTLLIGRKTEVVR; via the coding sequence ATGATGCAACTGCCCCCCAAATCGATCCGGGATTATGGTCCCTTATTTTATCCAGCTCTCATGCTGTTGGTGTTTTTTGTGATCCCCTTCGGTACCATGATCGCCGTTAGTTTCTTTCAGCGGGATGTGGGCGGATTTTACACGCCAGATTTTGTTCTCAGCAATTATGAGCGGTTTTTTAGCCTGTTTTTTGCCAAGGTATTGGGCTTTTCCCTGATGCTGGCCATGATGGTGGCGGTTATCTGTGTCGCAATTTCTTTTCCCTTTACCTACCTGCTGACCAAAACTTCCCGCCCAACACAGGTCATATGGCTGATTGGCATCCTTTCTGTTTTGTCATTGTCAGAGGTGATTATTGGCTTTGCCTGGTCTTCTCTTTTTTCCCGAACGGCGGGACTTTCAAATGTGCTGGTATGGTTGGGGCTTTTGGAAAAACCCACCGCTTACTATCCGGGATTTGGGGCAGTGTTGACCGCTATGGTTTATCAAGCACTCCCATATAGTATTCTGGTGCTCTATCCATCTTTGGCCCGCTTTGATACCAGTTTTCTGGAAGCGGCGAGAACTATGGGTGCGTCACCAATAAGGGCCTTTCTGAATGTCCTGTTCCCAGTTCAGAGAAATACTCTTTTGGCTGCCTTGATTATGGTCTTTGTCTTTGCCCTTGGAAGCTATTTAATCCCGCAAATTCTGGGGCGCCCCCAACATTGGACCCTCTCGGTGCTGATTACGGATCAGGCCATTTATCAGTCCAACATGCCATTTGCTTCCGCAATGGCCGTGTTCTTGGTGCTGATGTCGCTGGCTTTGGTTGGACTAACATTACTTATTGGCCGGAAGACGGAGGTTGTGAGATGA
- a CDS encoding ABC transporter ATP-binding protein, giving the protein MSGLTLTGIRKEFGSFVAVKDVNLDIPEGSFVCLLGPSGCGKTTLLRMIAGLEDPTNGDIHLDGEDITRIPTHKRNLGMVFQSLALFPHLSVAENIAYSLRIRKSSKSEQQARVKELLDLIHLPGYENRMINQLSGGQRQRVAIARALALSPGLFLLDEPLSALDAKLREDMQLELRQLQQKLGITTIVVTHDQREAMTMADLVVVMGEGRIRQAASPVDIYRKPADKFVADFIGATNLLEVAANGAGVPVFKSFPLKDLRLPEGHSSATLSIRPEDVRIVSAEVGDLTGKVVFIRDLGSTVETFVEIEGQQMTTVTSPRDRQDLKIGDEVGLNLPAENCVMLTQ; this is encoded by the coding sequence ATGTCGGGACTAACCTTGACGGGAATTCGCAAGGAATTTGGATCCTTTGTAGCCGTAAAAGATGTAAATCTGGACATACCTGAAGGCAGCTTCGTATGTCTGCTTGGGCCTTCTGGTTGCGGCAAGACAACGCTTCTTCGCATGATTGCTGGTCTTGAAGATCCAACCAATGGTGATATCCATCTTGATGGTGAAGATATTACTCGCATTCCAACACACAAACGGAACCTTGGCATGGTGTTTCAGTCCCTTGCTTTGTTCCCACATCTCAGCGTCGCTGAGAATATTGCTTATTCTTTGCGGATCCGGAAAAGTAGTAAGAGCGAGCAGCAGGCTCGGGTGAAAGAACTACTGGATCTCATCCATTTACCGGGATATGAAAACCGGATGATCAATCAGCTTTCCGGCGGACAGCGCCAACGCGTTGCCATTGCTCGGGCGCTGGCATTGTCACCAGGTCTCTTTCTGTTGGATGAGCCGCTTTCGGCTCTTGATGCCAAGCTGCGCGAGGATATGCAGCTTGAACTTCGCCAGTTGCAGCAAAAACTGGGAATCACGACGATTGTCGTTACTCATGACCAAAGAGAAGCCATGACAATGGCCGATCTGGTCGTTGTGATGGGCGAGGGGAGAATTCGGCAGGCAGCCAGTCCCGTTGATATCTACCGAAAACCTGCAGATAAGTTTGTCGCCGACTTCATTGGCGCGACAAACCTTCTGGAAGTTGCTGCAAATGGGGCAGGGGTTCCCGTATTCAAATCATTTCCCCTCAAGGATCTGCGATTGCCTGAAGGCCATTCGAGCGCAACACTTTCAATCCGACCTGAAGATGTCCGTATTGTGAGTGCTGAGGTCGGAGATCTGACGGGCAAGGTTGTCTTCATCCGTGATCTTGGGAGTACGGTTGAAACTTTTGTTGAGATTGAGGGTCAGCAAATGACAACAGTGACGTCTCCACGTGATCGGCAGGATCTGAAAATTGGTGATGAGGTCGGTTTAAATCTGCCGGCTGAAAATTGTGTGATGCTCACCCAATGA
- a CDS encoding ABC transporter substrate-binding protein — MSEIKSKGITRRAALGAGAAGVVAFSMPSIIRANERSLKVGVYGGYFKDSFDKHIFPGFTEATGIAVESVAEPTGEAWLVQLEQAARAKRAPADVSMMSQVAMLKGQKTDLWAALDLSKIPNSENLLGNFINKYPDGRVAGVGAVSWYVNLVSNTEVIKEEPTSWAAMWDAAREDQLGLLALVSNSFLLEVTAKTFLGGTQVLDTEEGILKAFDKLAEVKPNVRLWYRDEAQFEQGLKSGEIPMGQYYHDVTGLAIADGHPVRSTFPKEGGILDSGSWALSRASDKVEEAHIFMNYMSLPDVQSEMSRKVGTSPTVKRPLLNLTADEFASVSSEIDPIIPRYDMYQNRSDWLNQKWTELIVG; from the coding sequence ATGTCTGAAATAAAATCAAAGGGGATTACACGGCGCGCTGCATTAGGCGCAGGCGCAGCTGGTGTTGTCGCGTTTTCCATGCCATCCATCATCCGCGCGAATGAGCGGTCACTGAAGGTTGGTGTTTACGGAGGGTACTTTAAGGACTCTTTCGATAAGCATATCTTCCCAGGCTTTACCGAAGCGACCGGTATTGCTGTAGAATCTGTGGCGGAGCCAACAGGTGAAGCATGGCTTGTTCAGTTGGAGCAGGCAGCCCGCGCAAAACGCGCACCGGCTGACGTTTCCATGATGTCTCAGGTAGCCATGCTGAAAGGCCAGAAAACAGATCTTTGGGCAGCACTTGACCTGTCCAAGATCCCGAACAGTGAAAACTTGCTTGGTAACTTTATCAATAAGTATCCTGACGGTCGTGTGGCTGGTGTTGGCGCCGTGTCTTGGTATGTAAATCTGGTTTCCAATACTGAAGTCATTAAGGAAGAGCCAACTTCCTGGGCCGCCATGTGGGATGCAGCTCGTGAAGATCAATTGGGTCTTTTGGCGCTGGTCTCCAACTCCTTCCTATTGGAGGTGACAGCGAAAACTTTCCTCGGTGGTACCCAGGTCCTGGATACGGAAGAGGGAATTCTCAAAGCTTTTGATAAGCTGGCTGAAGTTAAACCAAATGTCCGTCTATGGTACCGGGATGAAGCTCAGTTTGAGCAAGGCTTGAAGTCCGGTGAGATCCCAATGGGTCAATATTATCATGATGTTACAGGTCTTGCGATTGCTGATGGCCACCCTGTTCGTTCAACCTTCCCTAAAGAAGGGGGTATTCTGGACAGCGGTAGCTGGGCGCTTTCCCGTGCCTCAGATAAGGTTGAAGAGGCGCATATCTTCATGAACTATATGAGCCTTCCAGATGTGCAGTCTGAGATGTCTCGTAAAGTTGGAACATCACCAACTGTGAAGCGGCCTCTTTTGAACCTGACAGCCGATGAATTTGCGTCTGTGTCATCCGAAATCGACCCGATCATTCCGCGCTACGACATGTATCAGAACCGTTCTGACTGGTTGAACCAGAAGTGGACAGAACTGATTGTTGGCTAA
- the speB gene encoding agmatinase encodes MSKTWNPERLEELRAQFGESHGGELHDPEFQKVANQIFSGEGTRLAPYSGVPTFLDAPYRHVTDLATQISDLQVALIGIPMDLGVTNRPGARFGPRALRAIERIGPYNHVLKTAPVQELAVEDIGDVAFDSRYRLEKSLDNIEAYINKVVDAGVVPLSVGGDHSITHPILKVVGREAPVGLIHIDAHCDTGGSFDETKFHHGGPFRNAVLDGVLDPTRTVQIGIRGSAEYLWEFSEKSGMTVIHAEDVPHMGIAAVIEKAREVVGDGPVYVTFDIDGIDPSFAPGTGTPEVGGLTTREVLEFLRGLKGLNICGGDVVEVAPQYDPTTNSAHVGAQVLFEILSLMAFSPFLKDKQ; translated from the coding sequence ATGTCAAAGACTTGGAACCCGGAGAGGTTAGAGGAACTCCGTGCGCAGTTTGGCGAAAGCCATGGCGGTGAGTTACATGATCCGGAATTTCAAAAAGTTGCGAACCAAATCTTCTCTGGAGAGGGAACGCGCCTTGCCCCTTATTCAGGTGTCCCAACGTTTCTGGATGCCCCATACCGTCATGTCACTGACCTTGCGACCCAAATTTCAGATTTGCAGGTTGCTCTGATCGGGATTCCAATGGATTTGGGTGTGACCAACAGGCCTGGTGCGCGCTTCGGCCCGCGCGCTCTTCGTGCGATTGAACGTATTGGTCCCTATAACCATGTCCTGAAAACAGCGCCAGTACAGGAACTCGCTGTTGAAGATATTGGTGATGTTGCTTTTGACAGTCGTTATCGGCTTGAAAAGAGCCTTGATAATATTGAAGCCTATATCAACAAGGTTGTTGATGCGGGTGTTGTCCCGCTATCAGTGGGCGGTGATCATTCCATAACTCATCCCATTCTGAAGGTTGTCGGTCGGGAAGCCCCTGTTGGTCTTATCCATATTGATGCCCATTGTGATACGGGCGGCTCTTTTGATGAAACAAAATTCCATCATGGCGGCCCATTTCGAAATGCGGTGCTGGATGGGGTTCTGGATCCGACACGGACCGTTCAAATTGGGATCCGGGGGTCTGCTGAATATTTGTGGGAATTTTCAGAGAAATCTGGAATGACGGTTATTCACGCAGAAGATGTTCCTCATATGGGCATTGCCGCAGTAATCGAAAAAGCCCGGGAAGTGGTCGGTGATGGGCCTGTCTATGTTACGTTTGATATTGACGGGATTGATCCTTCTTTCGCACCAGGGACGGGTACGCCGGAAGTGGGCGGATTGACCACACGGGAAGTACTGGAATTTTTACGGGGTTTGAAAGGCTTGAATATCTGCGGTGGTGATGTTGTGGAAGTTGCTCCCCAATATGATCCGACAACGAATTCAGCTCATGTGGGTGCACAGGTTCTTTTTGAGATCCTGAGCCTGATGGCTTTCAGTCCATTTTTGAAAGACAAACAATAA
- a CDS encoding LysR substrate-binding domain-containing protein, with the protein MSSSLPPLKPLRAFEATARSGSVTAAAKELNVTHSAISHQIKALEKSLGLKLFEREAQGLKLTAQGNQLLPAVTLAFREITAAAVRMNRPTTSGKLSIACPPALLSFWLVPRINRFCAQYPEIQLHFTASVDKSLLFNADVDVAILYGDPPRRDCWLSHWTQFDLFPVTSPTHANRHAIRTLDDLEDHVILHADDGREWQTWLGTAGALGLSPRQQHYMGDARLAIDAALQGQGIALGDTLTASNLLHTGDLVIPFDLAVPANDAFYIASQNEIRSTPIVDAFIEWLFEALEEDQAEMPVPNSETTQRTL; encoded by the coding sequence ATGTCCTCGTCGCTGCCACCGCTGAAACCGCTACGCGCTTTTGAAGCCACAGCAAGATCTGGAAGCGTCACAGCAGCAGCAAAAGAACTCAATGTAACTCATAGTGCGATCAGCCATCAGATCAAGGCACTCGAGAAATCCCTTGGGTTGAAACTGTTTGAAAGAGAAGCGCAAGGCTTGAAACTCACAGCGCAAGGCAACCAGCTTCTACCTGCTGTAACGCTTGCTTTTCGGGAAATAACTGCAGCAGCCGTGCGCATGAACAGACCGACGACCAGCGGTAAGCTCTCCATTGCCTGCCCGCCTGCCTTACTTTCCTTTTGGTTGGTCCCCCGTATTAATCGCTTTTGTGCACAATATCCTGAAATCCAGCTCCATTTTACAGCTTCTGTCGATAAATCGCTGCTCTTTAACGCAGATGTAGATGTGGCGATTCTTTATGGAGATCCGCCCAGGCGGGATTGCTGGCTCAGCCACTGGACGCAGTTTGACCTCTTCCCTGTTACATCCCCAACCCATGCTAACCGTCATGCTATTCGCACACTTGATGATCTGGAAGATCATGTAATCCTGCACGCAGATGATGGTCGGGAATGGCAAACCTGGCTTGGAACAGCAGGGGCGCTTGGTCTCTCCCCTCGGCAACAACATTATATGGGGGACGCCCGGTTGGCAATTGATGCTGCCTTGCAGGGACAAGGGATTGCCCTTGGCGATACCCTGACCGCCAGCAACCTGCTTCATACTGGCGACCTTGTAATCCCCTTTGATCTGGCTGTTCCGGCGAATGATGCATTCTATATCGCAAGTCAAAATGAAATTCGCTCTACACCAATTGTAGACGCCTTTATTGAATGGCTCTTTGAAGCCCTAGAAGAGGACCAGGCCGAAATGCCGGTTCCCAATTCCGAAACAACGCAACGCACCTTATAA
- a CDS encoding aminotransferase, translated as MTSAAFNPLIDTLSLPPIPLVQKWAKAYDGSRGKLLDLAQAVPGYPPAPEMLTWLKETAGDASYTGYGPIEGDLDLREAYAKEVSNIYRSPIGTHQIHITSGCNQAFVAAVMTIAGAGDSILLSDPFYFNHDTTLDMLGIGVKRFALSEENNFIPRISDLEAALDPTVKAIMLVSPNNPTGAIYPAEWLEEALFLCQKKGIWMILDETYRDFLPLDQSHPHDLFAKSSWGENFIQLYSFSKSFCIPGHRLGAIIAGETAIQQIIKVMDNLQICAPRPPQGAVAKGIVELDNWRAENRNEIARRAEALKEALRPLEKWHVASIGAYFSYIKHDFDGVSSEVIAEKLGREYGVSCLPGTFFGNGQDSYLRFAFANIDPASIHLLTERLKGFTLTS; from the coding sequence ATGACCTCTGCCGCCTTCAACCCGCTGATTGATACCTTATCTTTGCCACCTATCCCGCTCGTTCAAAAATGGGCAAAAGCCTATGATGGATCCAGAGGAAAGCTACTGGATCTTGCACAGGCTGTACCGGGGTATCCACCTGCTCCTGAAATGCTGACTTGGCTCAAAGAAACAGCAGGCGACGCAAGCTATACTGGTTATGGCCCGATCGAGGGGGATTTGGATTTGCGAGAAGCCTATGCGAAGGAGGTTAGCAATATCTATAGAAGCCCCATTGGAACTCATCAAATCCACATCACTTCAGGCTGCAATCAGGCTTTTGTTGCCGCCGTTATGACGATAGCTGGCGCGGGCGACAGTATTCTTTTGAGTGATCCCTTCTACTTCAATCATGACACAACGCTGGACATGCTGGGGATCGGCGTCAAACGCTTTGCCCTTAGCGAAGAGAACAATTTCATTCCGCGAATTAGTGACCTGGAAGCGGCACTTGATCCGACGGTCAAGGCCATCATGCTGGTCTCCCCCAACAACCCAACGGGTGCTATTTACCCTGCAGAGTGGCTTGAAGAGGCACTTTTCCTTTGCCAGAAAAAAGGAATTTGGATGATCCTCGATGAAACCTATCGGGATTTTCTCCCCTTGGATCAGTCGCATCCTCATGACCTTTTTGCTAAAAGTAGCTGGGGGGAGAACTTTATTCAGCTCTACAGCTTTTCAAAATCCTTTTGCATACCTGGACATCGGCTTGGTGCCATTATCGCTGGTGAGACCGCAATACAACAGATCATCAAGGTGATGGATAATCTACAGATTTGTGCACCCCGTCCTCCCCAAGGTGCCGTTGCAAAAGGCATCGTGGAACTCGATAACTGGCGGGCCGAAAACCGCAATGAAATCGCCCGTCGGGCTGAGGCATTAAAAGAAGCCTTAAGACCACTTGAGAAGTGGCATGTTGCATCAATTGGCGCCTATTTTTCCTATATCAAGCATGATTTCGACGGCGTTTCGTCTGAAGTGATTGCAGAAAAACTAGGCCGCGAATATGGGGTTAGCTGTCTGCCGGGTACATTTTTTGGAAACGGACAAGACTCTTATCTGCGTTTTGCGTTTGCCAATATCGACCCGGCGAGTATTCATCTGCTAACTGAACGGTTGAAAGGCTTCACGCTAACAAGCTAA
- a CDS encoding NAD(P)/FAD-dependent oxidoreductase — protein MADQHFAPDYSETPYWWADATPYPAQAELTKKADVVIIGGGYTGLHAGIQTARAGMDTVVVDAEDLGWGCSTRNGGQISTSIKPTYSELVGRFGSDQALAIYREGQNSLSWTQEFIETEQIECDFDVVGRYHAAHSPRHYEKLARNLAPAREELADDAFLIPRDEQYKELGTDAYYGGVVYPRHGSLHPAKYHAGLVATAEKAGAKLIAQCPATNINRESKGFTVHTAKGEIHAKKVVLATNGYSGSLSRWHQRRVIPIGSYVIATDIIDPQLMKKLMPTNRIISDTRKVVYYYRPSPDHKRIIFGGRVSLSETNPRSSGEKLHKVLRNVFPELEGIGISSSWMGFVAFTFDSLMNAGEEDNLYYAMGYCGSGVGMAGYLGMKTGLKVAGKAEGKTAFDNVPFQTRPLYSGNPWFLAPSVLFYKMRDSLGI, from the coding sequence ATGGCTGATCAGCATTTTGCACCTGACTATTCCGAAACACCCTACTGGTGGGCTGACGCTACGCCATATCCCGCACAGGCAGAGCTCACGAAAAAGGCTGATGTTGTGATTATCGGCGGCGGATATACAGGGCTACATGCGGGTATCCAAACGGCCAGAGCAGGTATGGATACAGTCGTTGTTGATGCTGAAGACTTGGGATGGGGATGCAGCACTCGAAACGGTGGTCAAATTAGCACCAGCATCAAACCCACATATAGCGAACTTGTGGGCCGGTTTGGCAGTGATCAGGCACTCGCCATCTATCGGGAAGGTCAGAACTCCCTCTCCTGGACTCAAGAGTTCATTGAAACAGAGCAAATTGAATGTGACTTCGATGTTGTTGGGCGTTATCACGCGGCCCATTCGCCGCGGCACTATGAAAAGCTGGCCAGAAACCTTGCACCTGCCAGAGAGGAACTGGCTGACGACGCATTCCTAATCCCGCGAGATGAACAATATAAAGAACTTGGGACAGATGCGTATTATGGGGGTGTAGTATACCCGCGACATGGCAGTCTTCATCCAGCGAAATATCATGCTGGCTTGGTCGCAACTGCTGAGAAAGCAGGGGCAAAATTAATAGCCCAATGCCCGGCCACAAATATCAATCGAGAGAGCAAGGGTTTCACTGTCCATACGGCAAAAGGTGAAATTCATGCAAAAAAAGTTGTCCTCGCAACGAATGGCTATAGCGGGTCTTTGTCCCGCTGGCATCAGCGTCGGGTAATCCCGATCGGCAGTTATGTAATCGCGACTGATATTATCGACCCGCAGTTGATGAAAAAACTAATGCCAACCAATCGAATTATCAGTGATACCCGAAAGGTCGTGTACTACTATCGGCCCTCACCAGACCACAAAAGGATCATCTTTGGCGGCCGGGTGTCGCTCTCTGAAACCAACCCCAGATCAAGCGGCGAAAAACTGCACAAGGTCCTCCGAAATGTATTTCCAGAGTTGGAAGGCATTGGAATTTCCAGTTCCTGGATGGGATTTGTGGCCTTTACTTTTGATAGTCTTATGAATGCAGGCGAAGAGGATAATCTCTATTACGCGATGGGTTATTGCGGCTCTGGCGTCGGAATGGCGGGGTATCTAGGTATGAAAACAGGCTTGAAAGTTGCCGGAAAGGCTGAAGGTAAAACAGCGTTTGATAACGTCCCGTTTCAGACAAGACCTCTTTATTCTGGCAATCCCTGGTTTTTAGCGCCTTCTGTTCTCTTTTACAAAATGCGGGATTCCTTGGGGATCTGA
- a CDS encoding helix-turn-helix domain-containing protein codes for MTKSHSEKRVEMGAMGWIDQFPDLASLPLADRELLEEQANIIEIPAGKTVFAPGLKAESFLLLLQGTVRVQQTSASGREIVLYRVSGGETCIMTTACLLSNELYSAEGITETDVTAVSISKEAFETAIAKSPGFRRLVFSQYSNRISDVMHVVEEVAFERLDKRLAARLLQLADSEGNINITHQALAAELGTAREVVGRQLKELERRGCVSIARGSIHLKDPEKLSGFAIE; via the coding sequence GTGACTAAGTCACATAGCGAGAAAAGGGTTGAAATGGGCGCAATGGGGTGGATTGATCAATTTCCGGATCTTGCAAGCTTACCGCTTGCGGATAGGGAGCTTTTGGAGGAACAGGCCAACATCATTGAGATACCGGCAGGTAAAACAGTTTTTGCCCCTGGGTTAAAGGCCGAAAGTTTTCTCCTTTTACTGCAAGGAACAGTTCGTGTTCAGCAAACTTCGGCCTCAGGAAGGGAAATCGTTCTATATCGGGTCAGTGGCGGAGAAACCTGTATTATGACAACAGCTTGTCTCCTCTCAAACGAACTTTATAGCGCTGAGGGAATTACCGAAACGGATGTCACCGCGGTCTCAATTTCAAAGGAAGCATTTGAGACAGCTATAGCCAAATCACCCGGTTTCCGGCGATTGGTTTTTTCTCAATATTCAAACCGGATTTCAGATGTGATGCATGTCGTTGAAGAGGTCGCCTTTGAACGATTAGATAAACGGTTGGCGGCTCGCTTGCTGCAACTTGCTGATTCTGAAGGGAATATCAATATTACGCATCAAGCTTTGGCGGCAGAGCTTGGGACCGCCCGTGAAGTCGTGGGGCGACAACTCAAAGAATTGGAAAGGCGGGGCTGCGTATCCATTGCTAGGGGAAGCATCCATTTAAAAGACCCTGAAAAACTAAGTGGGTTTGCCATTGAATAA
- a CDS encoding YgaP family membrane protein, whose product MQLNVGKIDRTLRVAVGALLLALVFTGPQTPWGWIGLIPLLTGLVGYCPAYSLFGIKTCKRS is encoded by the coding sequence ATGCAGTTAAATGTCGGGAAAATAGACAGAACCCTGCGTGTCGCAGTTGGCGCCCTTTTGCTGGCCCTTGTATTTACGGGCCCCCAGACACCTTGGGGATGGATCGGACTGATCCCTCTTTTGACAGGTCTGGTTGGATATTGTCCGGCTTATTCCCTATTTGGTATTAAAACCTGTAAACGATCCTGA
- a CDS encoding MBL fold metallo-hydrolase: MTTNVKTIFDKATFTATHIVWDPETSKAAIIDSVHDYDPKSGRTSTVSADEVIAFIKEKNLTVEWILETHVHADHLTAAPYLKEKLGGKTGIGSKVDTVQGVFKSLFNLEPEFSTDGSQFDHLFEDGETFMIGNMKAEVIHTPGHTPACATYVIGDAAFVGDTLFMPDFGTARCDFPGGDARQLFQSIQKILALDPGTRLFLCHDYAPNGRDYIWETTVAAEKEGNIHVNDKVDENAFVEMRTNRDKELDMPVLILPSVQVNVRAGDLPPAEDNGTRYLKIPLDAV, from the coding sequence ATGACAACAAATGTAAAAACAATTTTTGATAAGGCGACATTCACCGCAACCCATATCGTATGGGATCCTGAAACAAGTAAAGCGGCCATCATCGACAGTGTCCATGATTATGATCCAAAATCAGGCCGGACATCTACTGTGTCAGCTGACGAAGTCATTGCCTTTATCAAGGAAAAAAATCTCACGGTTGAATGGATTCTGGAAACTCATGTCCATGCAGACCATCTAACAGCCGCACCCTATTTAAAAGAAAAGTTAGGCGGTAAAACCGGAATTGGGTCCAAAGTCGATACGGTTCAGGGAGTTTTCAAGTCCCTGTTTAATCTAGAGCCAGAGTTTTCCACTGATGGAAGCCAGTTCGATCATCTGTTCGAAGATGGTGAGACTTTCATGATTGGTAACATGAAAGCTGAAGTAATCCATACTCCTGGCCACACCCCAGCCTGCGCAACATATGTGATTGGTGATGCAGCCTTTGTCGGCGATACCCTGTTCATGCCAGACTTTGGAACGGCCCGTTGCGATTTCCCAGGTGGAGATGCCCGTCAACTTTTCCAGTCCATCCAGAAAATTTTGGCTCTCGATCCTGGAACCCGTCTGTTCCTCTGCCATGATTATGCACCCAATGGCCGGGACTATATTTGGGAGACAACTGTCGCTGCTGAAAAAGAAGGCAATATTCACGTAAATGACAAGGTTGATGAAAATGCATTTGTAGAGATGCGAACCAACCGTGACAAAGAGCTGGATATGCCTGTTCTTATTCTACCATCTGTCCAAGTCAATGTCCGCGCAGGTGACCTACCCCCTGCTGAAGACAACGGGACGCGATATCTAAAAATCCCACTTGACGCTGTCTAA